A stretch of [Clostridium] scindens DNA encodes these proteins:
- a CDS encoding NADH-dependent [FeFe] hydrogenase, group A6 — translation MENINLKINGLDVSAPAGSTILEAAHLAGIKIPTLCFLKEINEIGACRMCVVEVKGARNLVAACVHPINEGMEVYTNTPRLIKSRKKTLQLLLSNHDKKCLSCVRSGNCELQQLCREYGVDDENFFEGKVNHYELDTSAAHMVRDNNKCILCRRCVAVCEKVQGIGVIGTNNRGFSTMIGSAFEMGLGETSCVSCGQCIAVCPTGALYEKDYTQKILDAIADPDKYVVVQTAPSVRAGLGEEFGYPMGTDVEGKMAAALRRVGFDKVFDTDWAADLTIMEEATELLDRIKNGGVLPMITSCSPGWIKYCEHYFPDMTENLSTCKSPQQMFGAMLKTYFAEKEGIDPKKIVSVSVMPCTAKKFEIGRDDQDAAGVPDVDIAITTRELARLIKRCGIDFTVLPDEKFDDPMGESTGAAVIFGTTGGVMEAALRTAVEVLTGEELANLDFTDVRGTQGVKEATYNVAGMDVKVAVASGLGNARTLLNKVKSGEADYQFIEIMGCPGGCVNGGGQPQVSGDVRNFTDVRGIRASVLYKNDSAKPIRKSHENPAIKKLYEEYLGEPGSHKAHETLHTSYVKRTIN, via the coding sequence ATGGAAAATATTAATCTTAAAATTAATGGACTTGATGTATCAGCTCCTGCAGGTTCTACTATCCTTGAAGCGGCACACCTGGCAGGAATCAAGATACCAACCTTATGTTTTTTAAAAGAAATCAATGAAATCGGCGCTTGCCGTATGTGCGTGGTTGAAGTGAAAGGAGCCAGAAATCTGGTAGCCGCCTGCGTGCATCCGATCAATGAAGGGATGGAGGTATACACCAATACTCCAAGACTGATCAAATCCAGAAAGAAGACCTTGCAGCTGCTTCTTTCTAATCATGATAAAAAATGCCTTTCCTGCGTAAGAAGCGGGAACTGCGAACTGCAGCAGCTTTGCCGGGAGTACGGAGTTGATGATGAGAACTTCTTTGAAGGCAAAGTAAATCATTATGAACTGGATACTTCTGCGGCACATATGGTCCGTGATAACAACAAGTGTATCCTATGCCGCCGCTGTGTCGCGGTCTGTGAAAAGGTGCAGGGAATCGGCGTTATCGGCACCAACAACCGTGGATTCAGCACGATGATCGGCTCCGCGTTCGAGATGGGGCTGGGCGAGACCAGCTGCGTATCCTGCGGACAGTGTATCGCAGTCTGTCCTACCGGAGCATTATATGAGAAGGATTATACCCAGAAGATTCTGGATGCCATTGCAGATCCGGATAAGTATGTGGTGGTTCAGACCGCTCCTTCCGTACGTGCGGGACTGGGAGAGGAATTTGGATATCCAATGGGTACGGATGTGGAAGGCAAGATGGCAGCCGCGCTTCGAAGAGTTGGCTTCGACAAGGTATTCGATACAGACTGGGCAGCCGACCTTACCATCATGGAAGAGGCGACGGAACTCTTAGACAGAATTAAGAACGGCGGCGTGCTTCCGATGATCACGTCCTGTTCTCCGGGATGGATCAAGTATTGCGAGCATTATTTTCCGGATATGACAGAGAATCTATCTACCTGCAAGTCTCCGCAGCAGATGTTCGGCGCGATGCTAAAGACTTATTTTGCTGAGAAGGAAGGCATCGATCCTAAGAAGATCGTATCGGTCAGCGTCATGCCATGTACTGCCAAGAAGTTCGAGATTGGCAGGGATGACCAGGATGCTGCAGGCGTGCCGGATGTGGATATTGCCATTACGACCAGAGAACTGGCAAGACTGATCAAGCGCTGCGGCATCGACTTTACCGTTCTTCCGGATGAGAAGTTCGATGATCCGATGGGCGAGTCCACGGGAGCAGCCGTAATCTTTGGCACTACCGGCGGAGTTATGGAAGCAGCCCTTCGTACCGCAGTGGAAGTGCTGACGGGCGAAGAACTGGCGAATCTGGACTTCACGGATGTCCGTGGCACCCAGGGCGTAAAAGAGGCTACATACAATGTTGCGGGCATGGATGTAAAGGTGGCAGTGGCATCCGGGCTTGGCAATGCGAGAACGCTGCTTAACAAAGTAAAATCCGGCGAGGCAGACTACCAGTTCATCGAGATCATGGGATGCCCGGGCGGATGCGTCAACGGAGGCGGACAGCCGCAGGTATCCGGCGATGTAAGGAACTTTACGGATGTAAGAGGAATCCGTGCAAGCGTCCTGTATAAGAATGATTCAGCTAAGCCGATCCGCAAGTCCCATGAGAATCCGGCAATCAAGAAACTATATGAAGAGTATCTTGGCGAGCCAGGAAGCCATAAGGCGCATGAGACCCTGCATACGAGTTATGTGAAGCGGACGATCAATTAA
- a CDS encoding [Fe-Fe] hydrogenase large subunit C-terminal domain-containing protein, with amino-acid sequence MRVIDFKDASCRHCYKCVRNCEVKAISVQNEQAHIMKDHCINCGHCLEVCPQNAKTFASDMDRVKRYLKQGVKTIISIAPSYLGVLEYDKPGQIVDALKQLGFYEVRETAEGAALVTREYWKLLKDGQMDNIITTCCPSVNDLIEKYYPSLVPMMAPVVSPMIAHGRLIKDIYGPDVKVVFLGPCIAKKEEAIGDERVQGAIDAILTFEEIVKWWKAQGIDVHQCQNLPMGNPSPKVNQLYPISGGIIKSVRASSVEDNYYKIHIDGLKACMELFEELEKGGIQNSFFEVNVCEGGCIKGPASDKWQQSLVRAKMDLEDQVAYQEEAQGIEGRNIELQKTFKDRRVHDRTPSDTEMEQILHAMGKYTKEDELNCGACGYPTCRSKATAVYQKKAEIGMCLPYAVAQAESMSNIVMDVTPSMIMIVDKDMRIRECNKKAQEMLGVSREEALERYIFEFMDDKDIAEVLNTRQQIIHKKLNLDSMKLTVVESIIYIESLESVLVTYQDITREEKAKEQHYNLKMETVEMAQKVIDKQMMVAQEIAGLLGETTAETKVTLSKLRDSILFEEED; translated from the coding sequence GTGCGAGTAATAGATTTTAAGGATGCGAGCTGCAGGCATTGCTATAAATGCGTGCGAAACTGTGAAGTGAAAGCCATTTCCGTCCAAAACGAGCAGGCTCATATTATGAAGGACCACTGCATCAACTGCGGCCATTGCCTGGAAGTATGTCCTCAGAATGCAAAGACATTTGCCAGCGACATGGATCGGGTGAAGCGGTATCTGAAGCAGGGAGTGAAGACGATTATATCCATCGCCCCTTCCTATCTTGGCGTGCTGGAATACGATAAGCCGGGCCAGATCGTGGATGCCCTGAAGCAGCTGGGCTTCTATGAGGTTCGGGAGACGGCCGAGGGTGCCGCGCTGGTGACCAGAGAGTATTGGAAACTTCTAAAAGATGGCCAGATGGACAACATCATCACGACCTGCTGTCCCAGCGTCAATGATCTGATCGAGAAGTATTATCCGTCCCTGGTTCCCATGATGGCTCCGGTGGTATCTCCTATGATTGCCCATGGACGGCTCATCAAGGATATTTACGGGCCGGATGTGAAAGTGGTATTTTTAGGGCCTTGTATTGCCAAGAAGGAGGAGGCAATCGGGGATGAAAGAGTACAGGGGGCAATCGATGCTATCCTTACGTTTGAAGAGATCGTGAAATGGTGGAAGGCACAAGGCATAGATGTCCACCAGTGCCAGAACCTTCCTATGGGGAATCCAAGCCCTAAGGTCAATCAGCTCTACCCGATCAGCGGGGGGATTATTAAGTCTGTGCGTGCAAGTTCAGTGGAGGACAATTACTATAAAATACATATTGATGGGCTGAAAGCCTGTATGGAACTCTTTGAAGAGTTGGAAAAAGGCGGGATCCAGAATAGTTTCTTCGAGGTCAATGTCTGCGAGGGCGGATGCATCAAGGGACCAGCTTCTGATAAATGGCAGCAGTCCCTGGTACGGGCCAAGATGGATCTGGAAGACCAAGTCGCATATCAGGAAGAGGCACAAGGCATTGAGGGACGCAATATAGAGCTTCAGAAGACATTTAAGGATCGACGCGTCCATGACCGCACGCCTTCAGACACGGAGATGGAGCAGATTCTTCATGCGATGGGCAAATATACAAAAGAAGACGAACTGAACTGCGGTGCCTGCGGATATCCTACTTGCCGGTCCAAAGCGACAGCAGTGTACCAGAAGAAAGCCGAGATTGGCATGTGCCTGCCTTATGCGGTGGCCCAGGCGGAATCAATGTCCAACATCGTGATGGATGTGACGCCCAGCATGATCATGATCGTTGACAAGGATATGCGAATACGCGAATGCAACAAAAAGGCGCAGGAGATGCTTGGAGTGTCCAGGGAAGAAGCGCTGGAGCGGTATATTTTTGAATTTATGGACGACAAGGATATTGCGGAGGTCCTGAATACCAGACAGCAGATCATTCACAAGAAGCTGAATCTGGATTCCATGAAGCTGACAGTGGTAGAGAGCATCATTTATATAGAAAGCCTAGAGTCCGTATTGGTGACGTACCAGGATATCACCAGGGAAGAGAAGGCCAAAGAACAGCACTATAACCTGAAGATGGAGACGGTAGAGATGGCGCAGAAGGTCATTGACAAGCAGATGATGGTGGCGCAGGAAATCGCCGGCCTTCTGGGAGAGACGACTGCGGAGACCAAAGTGACCCTGTCAAAACTGAGGGATTCAATTCTGTTTGAAGAGGAAGATTGA
- a CDS encoding SpoIIE family protein phosphatase, which translates to MSVSVDISWKSLNKHHEELCGDKVEVLKTDDSEIIILADGMGSGVKANILATLTSKILGTMFLEGASIEACVETIAKTLPVCKVREVAYATFSILQIFHSGEAYLVEFDNPKCVFVRDGKIVDYPYEERVIEDKTIREYRFQVELKDCFVLMSDGVIYAGVGELLNFGWTWESMAEYTLKCTKETLSASRLAAMLSQACDDLYGQKPGDDTTVAVARVIERRILNIFTGPPTHKEDDERVVRDFMNQEGKKVVCGGTSANITARVLKKEIITSLNYADPTVPPTASIEGLDLVTEGVLTIGKALGLLRRYENDDFDEAFFDELDADNGASKLAKLIIEECTELNLFVGKAMNTAHQNSNLPFDLSVRMNLVEQLRECIEHLGKTVRVTYY; encoded by the coding sequence ATGAGTGTAAGTGTAGATATATCCTGGAAAAGCCTGAACAAGCATCATGAAGAACTCTGTGGAGACAAGGTGGAGGTCCTTAAGACGGACGATTCTGAGATTATTATACTGGCGGATGGAATGGGAAGCGGCGTTAAGGCTAATATTCTGGCCACCCTGACATCCAAGATCCTGGGAACCATGTTTCTGGAGGGGGCATCCATAGAAGCCTGCGTGGAGACGATCGCCAAGACGCTGCCGGTGTGCAAGGTAAGGGAAGTTGCCTATGCCACTTTCAGCATTCTTCAGATATTTCACAGCGGGGAGGCATATCTGGTAGAATTCGATAATCCCAAATGTGTGTTTGTGCGGGATGGCAAGATCGTGGATTATCCTTATGAGGAGAGGGTGATTGAGGACAAGACCATCCGGGAGTATCGTTTTCAGGTAGAACTTAAGGACTGTTTCGTACTTATGAGCGATGGCGTCATCTATGCGGGGGTCGGAGAACTTCTGAATTTTGGCTGGACCTGGGAAAGTATGGCAGAATATACCCTGAAGTGTACGAAGGAGACTCTGTCGGCGTCCCGACTGGCCGCCATGCTGAGCCAGGCCTGTGATGACCTGTACGGGCAGAAGCCTGGGGACGATACCACGGTTGCCGTCGCGAGAGTCATAGAACGGCGCATTCTCAACATATTTACGGGACCTCCTACTCACAAGGAGGACGATGAGCGGGTAGTCCGGGACTTCATGAATCAAGAAGGCAAGAAGGTGGTCTGTGGAGGGACCAGCGCGAACATCACTGCCAGAGTGCTGAAAAAAGAGATCATCACATCCCTGAATTATGCGGATCCAACCGTTCCGCCTACAGCAAGCATCGAAGGCCTGGATCTGGTGACAGAAGGCGTGCTGACCATTGGAAAAGCGCTGGGGCTGCTTAGACGTTACGAAAACGATGATTTTGATGAGGCATTCTTTGACGAGTTGGATGCCGATAACGGCGCATCCAAACTGGCCAAACTGATAATCGAGGAATGCACGGAACTAAATCTGTTCGTGGGGAAGGCCATGAACACGGCCCATCAGAACTCCAACCTGCCATTCGACCTGAGCGTCAGGATGAATTTGGTGGAACAATTGCGGGAATGTATAGAACACCTGGGAAAAACCGTAAGAGTAACGTATTATTGA
- the aroA gene encoding 3-phosphoshikimate 1-carboxyvinyltransferase, with amino-acid sequence MSVRNIAKAKNLKGEITVPGDKSISHRSIMLGAIARGTTEITNFLTGADCLATISCFRKMGIEIDCRPSSILVHGKGLHGLTAPDGVLDVGNSGTTTRLMSGILAGQDFSCVLAGDDSLNQRPMARIMKPLNSMGAHIASVNDNGCAPLKIEPGHLRSIAYQSPVASAQVKSAILLAGLYGDGETSVTEPALSRNHTELMLQSFGASVSAAMHPDGSATAYVHACDELYGQQIFVPGDISSAAYFIAAGLLVPGSELLVKNVGTNFTRAGFLDVCKAMGADITRVNETFLGGEGRADILVRSSHLKGATIEGDIIPALIDEIPILAVMAAHAEGTTVIKDAAELKVKETDRIATVTENLKAMGCNITPTNDGMIIEGGLPLSGARIHSHMDHRIAMAFAIAGLTAKGETVIEDSQCVDVSYPEFFEVVERISNT; translated from the coding sequence ATGAGCGTTAGAAATATAGCCAAGGCAAAGAATTTAAAAGGAGAAATCACGGTTCCAGGCGATAAGTCTATCTCCCACCGCAGCATCATGCTGGGGGCGATTGCCCGGGGAACCACGGAGATCACCAATTTCCTAACCGGTGCAGACTGTCTTGCTACCATCAGCTGCTTTCGTAAAATGGGCATCGAGATTGATTGCCGCCCTTCCAGCATCCTGGTGCACGGGAAAGGCCTGCACGGCCTGACTGCGCCTGATGGGGTACTGGATGTTGGAAACAGCGGCACCACAACGCGGCTGATGTCCGGCATCCTGGCTGGGCAGGACTTTTCCTGCGTCCTGGCTGGGGATGATTCCTTAAACCAGCGCCCAATGGCGCGCATCATGAAGCCCTTAAACAGCATGGGGGCTCACATTGCCAGCGTCAATGACAATGGCTGCGCTCCGCTTAAGATTGAGCCGGGCCATCTTCGCAGCATTGCCTACCAGTCTCCGGTAGCCTCTGCCCAGGTCAAGTCTGCCATCCTTCTCGCGGGGCTCTACGGAGATGGAGAGACTTCCGTGACTGAGCCGGCGCTGTCCAGGAATCATACGGAACTCATGCTGCAAAGTTTTGGCGCCAGTGTATCCGCCGCTATGCATCCGGACGGCAGCGCTACCGCTTACGTTCACGCCTGCGACGAATTATACGGGCAGCAAATTTTTGTTCCCGGCGACATCTCATCGGCAGCATACTTTATCGCCGCAGGCCTTCTGGTCCCGGGCTCCGAACTGCTGGTCAAGAACGTAGGCACCAATTTCACAAGAGCCGGATTTCTTGACGTATGCAAGGCAATGGGGGCAGATATTACCCGTGTAAATGAGACCTTCCTGGGGGGCGAAGGACGCGCGGACATCCTGGTCCGCTCCAGTCATCTGAAAGGCGCTACGATAGAGGGGGACATCATCCCTGCTTTGATCGATGAGATCCCCATCCTCGCAGTTATGGCTGCCCATGCAGAAGGCACAACCGTCATCAAGGATGCTGCCGAACTGAAGGTAAAGGAGACCGACCGGATCGCTACAGTCACTGAAAACCTTAAGGCTATGGGCTGTAACATAACCCCTACCAATGACGGCATGATCATCGAAGGAGGCCTCCCGCTTTCTGGCGCCCGGATCCATAGCCATATGGATCACCGCATCGCCATGGCATTCGCCATCGCCGGCCTGACCGCCAAAGGGGAAACCGTTATCGAGGATAGCCAGTGCGTAGATGTGTCCTATCCAGAATTTTTCGAGGTGGTGGAAAGAATAAGTAACACGTAA
- a CDS encoding (2Fe-2S) ferredoxin domain-containing protein encodes MKVLICIGSSCHVRGSKDVIETFTRLTKEHGDVADIELSGSFCMGACSKGVGVKIGENIYHVKPGDAEDFFHEVILKEAGKCE; translated from the coding sequence ATGAAGGTTCTGATATGCATTGGAAGTTCCTGCCATGTGAGGGGCTCCAAGGATGTTATTGAGACATTTACCAGGCTTACGAAGGAACACGGAGATGTAGCGGATATCGAGCTGAGCGGCTCGTTCTGCATGGGCGCCTGCTCCAAAGGCGTCGGTGTAAAGATCGGGGAGAATATTTACCATGTAAAGCCGGGGGATGCGGAAGATTTCTTCCATGAGGTCATATTGAAGGAGGCGGGAAAGTGCGAGTAA
- a CDS encoding prephenate dehydrogenase, with amino-acid sequence MKLKIGFIGLGLIGGSIAKAIRQYYPEYEIVAFDKNKETLALATQESIIDVAATTIDDNFHHCSYIFLCAPVSYNTAYLKQIKGYLHDGCILTDVGSVKTNIHREVEALGIEPYFIGGHPMAGSEKSGYSNAKAMLIENAYYVLTPTSKVPQEKIDNYVNFVRDLRAIPIILDYQEHDQVTGTISHLPHIIASSLVNFVRDTDTKDELMKNLAAGGFKDITRIASSSPTMWQHICLKNKENISRILDAYIQALGKAKELIDQEDEQGLYSLFDSSRNYRNSIPGSSAGPIKKAFAVYCDIIDEAGGIAAIATILASNNLNIKNIGIVHNREFEEGVLRIEFYDEGSSKRAAELLQKFRYIVYER; translated from the coding sequence ATGAAACTTAAAATCGGTTTTATCGGCCTGGGCCTGATCGGCGGCTCTATAGCAAAGGCAATCCGCCAATATTATCCCGAGTACGAGATCGTGGCTTTTGACAAGAATAAAGAGACTCTGGCTTTAGCGACTCAGGAATCCATTATAGACGTAGCCGCCACTACCATTGACGATAACTTCCACCATTGCAGCTACATATTCCTGTGCGCGCCTGTTTCCTATAACACGGCTTACCTGAAGCAGATCAAAGGATATCTGCACGATGGCTGCATTCTTACCGATGTAGGAAGCGTTAAGACAAATATCCACCGTGAGGTGGAAGCACTTGGAATCGAGCCATATTTCATCGGCGGCCATCCCATGGCTGGTTCCGAGAAAAGCGGCTATAGCAACGCAAAGGCCATGCTGATTGAAAATGCCTACTATGTGCTTACACCTACCAGCAAGGTGCCTCAGGAAAAGATAGATAACTATGTAAATTTTGTCCGTGATCTGCGGGCTATCCCTATTATATTAGACTATCAGGAACATGACCAGGTTACCGGAACCATCAGCCACCTTCCCCATATCATCGCGTCCAGCCTGGTGAATTTTGTCAGGGACACGGATACAAAGGACGAACTGATGAAGAATCTGGCAGCCGGAGGATTTAAGGATATCACACGGATTGCTTCATCGTCGCCTACCATGTGGCAGCATATCTGCCTCAAGAATAAGGAGAATATCTCCCGGATCCTGGATGCATATATCCAGGCTCTTGGCAAGGCAAAGGAATTGATCGACCAGGAGGATGAGCAGGGACTCTATTCCCTGTTTGACAGTTCCAGGAATTACCGCAATTCTATCCCTGGCTCTTCAGCCGGCCCGATCAAGAAGGCCTTCGCCGTATACTGCGATATTATAGATGAGGCCGGCGGAATTGCCGCTATCGCAACAATACTCGCATCCAACAATCTGAATATCAAGAATATCGGGATTGTACATAACAGAGAATTTGAAGAAGGGGTTCTGCGCATTGAATTCTACGATGAAGGCTCTTCAAAACGGGCCGCGGAATTACTGCAGAAATTCAGGTATATTGTTTATGAGCGTTAG
- a CDS encoding elongation factor G, translated as MKVYRTDEIRNVVLLGHGGCGKTSLVEAMAYVSGATNRMGKITDGNTISDFDKEEQKREFSISTTLVPIEWEKAKINVLDTPGYFDFVGEVEEAVSAADAAVIVVSGKAGVEVGTEKAWELCDKYNLPRMIYVTEMDVDDASFRQVVQDLTDRYGKVIAPHFQPIRENEKLVGYVNVIKNAGRRYTGIGQREECEIPDYCKPNLEIYREKLLEAVAETSDDFMERYFAGEEFSVEEIRSAMRTEVMDGSIVPVAMGSNIQAQGVANLLSDIVRFFPSPEYRECAGINRKTNEIFEANYDFAKAKSAYVFKTMVDPFIGKYSFIKVCSGVLKGEDTLYNPDTDTEEKLGKIYTMIGNKPVEVSELFAGDIGAIAKLSNTKTGDTLSAKGTPVLYGRTEYSKPYTYMKYIVKNKGDEDKVSQALQKMMAEDVTLRAVNDSENRQTLLYGMGDQHLEIVASKLAARFKCEITLDTPRVAFRETIKKKSDVDTKYKKQSGGHGQYGHVKMKFEPSGDLESPYVFEEVVVGGAVPKNYFPAVEKGLQDSVQKGPLAGYPVVGVKAILYDGSYHPVDSSEMAFKTATVQAFKKGFMEAGPVLLEPIASIKVIVPEDYTGDVMGDLNKRRGRVLGMNPIAGGYQEIVADIPMTGLFGYCTILRSMTGGRGTYSYEFARYEQAPSDVQEAEIAKRAAEE; from the coding sequence ATGAAGGTTTACAGAACGGATGAGATTAGAAACGTTGTCCTTTTAGGACATGGGGGATGCGGGAAGACAAGTCTTGTAGAGGCTATGGCTTATGTATCAGGAGCGACCAATCGTATGGGCAAAATCACAGATGGCAATACGATTAGTGATTTCGATAAAGAGGAACAGAAACGTGAATTCTCTATCAGCACGACCTTAGTCCCGATCGAATGGGAGAAGGCAAAGATCAATGTGCTGGATACGCCGGGATATTTTGACTTTGTAGGAGAGGTAGAAGAGGCTGTTAGCGCGGCGGACGCGGCCGTGATCGTTGTATCCGGCAAGGCAGGCGTGGAAGTAGGAACGGAAAAAGCGTGGGAGTTATGTGACAAATATAATCTGCCGCGTATGATATACGTAACAGAGATGGATGTGGACGACGCAAGTTTCCGTCAGGTAGTGCAGGATCTTACAGACAGATATGGCAAAGTGATCGCGCCTCACTTCCAGCCGATTCGCGAGAATGAAAAACTGGTTGGATACGTCAATGTTATCAAGAATGCCGGCAGACGCTATACGGGCATCGGGCAGAGAGAAGAATGCGAGATTCCGGATTACTGCAAGCCGAATCTGGAGATTTACCGCGAGAAGCTGCTGGAGGCAGTGGCAGAGACCAGCGATGACTTTATGGAAAGATATTTTGCAGGAGAAGAATTCTCCGTAGAAGAGATCCGCTCTGCAATGCGTACGGAAGTCATGGATGGAAGCATTGTTCCGGTGGCAATGGGATCCAATATCCAGGCACAGGGAGTTGCCAATCTCCTGTCTGATATCGTTCGATTCTTCCCAAGTCCGGAATACAGAGAGTGCGCAGGCATCAACCGGAAGACTAACGAGATCTTCGAGGCGAATTATGACTTTGCAAAGGCAAAATCCGCATACGTATTCAAGACGATGGTTGACCCATTTATTGGAAAGTATTCCTTCATTAAAGTGTGCTCAGGCGTTTTAAAGGGCGAGGATACACTTTACAATCCGGATACGGACACGGAAGAGAAGCTCGGCAAGATCTACACGATGATTGGAAATAAGCCAGTGGAAGTAAGCGAGCTGTTTGCAGGAGATATCGGCGCCATAGCAAAACTCTCCAATACAAAGACGGGTGATACGCTTTCCGCAAAAGGCACGCCAGTCTTATATGGAAGGACGGAGTATTCGAAGCCATATACATATATGAAGTACATCGTAAAGAACAAAGGGGATGAGGACAAGGTTTCCCAGGCGCTTCAGAAGATGATGGCAGAAGACGTTACATTAAGGGCAGTTAATGACAGCGAGAACCGCCAGACTCTGCTCTATGGCATGGGTGACCAGCATTTGGAGATTGTTGCAAGCAAGCTGGCGGCAAGATTCAAATGCGAGATTACGCTGGACACTCCAAGAGTGGCCTTCCGTGAGACGATCAAAAAGAAATCCGATGTGGATACCAAGTATAAGAAACAGTCCGGCGGTCATGGACAGTACGGTCATGTAAAGATGAAATTCGAGCCATCTGGAGATCTGGAGAGCCCATATGTATTTGAAGAAGTCGTTGTAGGCGGAGCCGTTCCGAAGAACTACTTCCCGGCAGTTGAGAAAGGCCTTCAGGATTCCGTCCAGAAGGGGCCTCTTGCAGGATATCCGGTAGTCGGAGTCAAGGCAATCCTTTATGATGGATCCTACCATCCGGTTGACTCTTCTGAAATGGCATTTAAGACGGCTACGGTCCAGGCATTTAAGAAGGGATTCATGGAAGCAGGGCCGGTACTTCTGGAACCCATCGCATCCATCAAGGTCATAGTGCCTGAGGATTATACCGGAGACGTCATGGGCGATCTGAACAAGCGCCGTGGACGCGTGCTTGGAATGAACCCGATTGCAGGCGGATATCAGGAAATTGTCGCAGACATTCCTATGACCGGATTGTTCGGCTATTGCACCATCCTGCGCTCCATGACAGGAGGAAGAGGAACGTATTCTTATGAATTTGCCCGTTACGAGCAGGCTCCTTCTGATGTCCAGGAAGCGGAAATCGCAAAAAGAGCAGCAGAAGAATAA
- a CDS encoding helix-turn-helix domain-containing protein codes for MAAFSENLQFYRKKADMTQEELAERMEVSRQTISKWESGATYPEMEKILQLCEMFRCDMDTLIRGDATESFAEDNAQYDQHKNEFSKAVAFGVGFILFGVTIYEFLMGIRVSESYANMLFLIMCVVSVLLFVVHGLKDEEFRRRYPVIENVYTTEEIDKFHKKYINVVAVAIGLILCGVIYEGFVEEMQLPARFEEDIFHCVFMIPVTIAVTMLVYIGCQKEKYDIEKYNKKNRKEGLAKKRGALIGKICAVIMLIAVIVFFLLGFVGNYWNISWIAFPVGGILCGIVSIILAKE; via the coding sequence ATGGCAGCATTTTCAGAGAATTTACAGTTTTACAGGAAGAAAGCGGATATGACCCAGGAGGAACTGGCTGAGCGGATGGAAGTATCCAGGCAGACGATTTCAAAATGGGAATCAGGAGCAACCTATCCGGAGATGGAGAAGATATTGCAGCTGTGCGAGATGTTCCGATGCGATATGGATACGCTGATCAGAGGCGATGCGACGGAGTCTTTTGCAGAAGATAATGCACAATATGACCAGCATAAGAATGAGTTCAGCAAGGCGGTAGCCTTTGGCGTAGGCTTTATACTGTTTGGAGTGACGATATACGAATTCCTGATGGGGATCCGAGTCAGCGAAAGTTATGCAAATATGCTGTTTCTTATCATGTGCGTGGTATCCGTCCTGCTATTCGTGGTTCACGGGTTGAAAGATGAGGAATTTCGGAGAAGATATCCGGTAATAGAAAATGTATATACGACAGAAGAAATTGATAAGTTTCATAAAAAATATATTAATGTTGTCGCTGTGGCGATTGGACTGATACTGTGCGGCGTGATCTATGAAGGATTTGTGGAGGAAATGCAGCTGCCTGCCCGGTTTGAGGAAGACATTTTCCATTGCGTTTTCATGATTCCAGTTACAATAGCCGTCACCATGCTGGTCTATATTGGCTGCCAGAAAGAAAAATATGATATTGAGAAATATAATAAGAAGAATCGTAAAGAAGGACTGGCGAAAAAGAGGGGAGCCCTGATCGGAAAGATCTGCGCTGTGATTATGCTGATAGCGGTTATTGTATTCTTTCTGCTTGGATTTGTAGGAAACTATTGGAATATCAGCTGGATCGCATTTCCGGTGGGAGGGATCCTATGCGGTATTGTCAGCATTATCCTGGCAAAGGAATAG